The Borreliella afzelii DNA segment TTGATTGGTGCTGAGTAGAGTGGTCGTTTTTTGGATATTGATTCTTCTTTGCTTTGGAATTTGCCTTCTCTCCAAATAACTTTAGTTGAATCGTAGCTACTGGAGCTACTTTTTGACATAACATAACTTTCGGCATCTATGGTACAAATTTCAATTTCTCTGTTGATTACTTCACTTTTCCAAATTGGAAGAATTTTTAGTTTACCAATTGGAGAGAAAGTGTATGCGTATCCAAATTCGTAAAGCAAGGCTTGTAAAATAGTTTCTACATTTTCTCCACAATCAATGATTACAGCGGGGACTTTGTCAAGTATTGCTTCGCTAGCATCATCATCAATAAGGTCTTTCAGTTTAGTTTTTCCTATTATTAGGTGGACAAGTGAGAGCTCTTTTGCCAAAGGATTGTATACGAAAAGCCAGTCTGGTGAAAAATTGATTGGGAATTGAACTGGATTTTCGAATGCAATCTTTAGTAGGCTAGAGTAGTCATTGACCGTGAACGATACACTTTTGGTGCTATTGAACAAATCTCTGCTGAAAAATTTTTCTAAAATTCCTGTAAATACGGGGTTTTTGTTGTCGCTTACTTTTACGAAAATATCTTCGTTTCTGAAAAATAAGAAATTCAAAAAATCTTCTGATAGGCCACTTACGCTGAAGCTGAAATTGCTTGATGCTGTTTTTAAGCTTGGGTCTACTATTTTTTCTTCTAATACAATGCTTGAAATATCTACAAAAGGGGTAAGTTCAAAAATTTGACCTTCATCCGTGTAGAATACAATGTCAAACCCCAAAGAAGTACAATCTTGTGTTGTATCTTCTTTGGCACTTGATATTTCTGGATTTTGGCCAGTAATTTCTGGACTTTCCAAGTCAATTCCTTGGACTGTATTATCTTGTTCTTCCAATTTACCGCACCTTATCTTCTGCTATATTTTTTGTAGCAATCGAATACAATAGGTTCAGTTTTTTCTATGTATCGCTTATAGTATGCGATTCGATTTTTTAACATATTGGTGTCATCAGGTTCATTTTCATCGTCAACCGCAGGATTAAAATTTTCAAAAATGGGAAACTTTTCACCAGCATAGTACTTGTTAGCATAGGCTTTTACAGACAAAAGCCAAACATTCAAAGAAGTTGCGTATCTAAAAAGTTCTG contains these protein-coding regions:
- a CDS encoding BBA14 family lipoprotein codes for the protein MQKFKTKISFIGIFWVLLLLLSCESIPSLPKNPTLTNKEDISSLISDEAELFRYATSLNVWLLSVKAYANKYYAGEKFPIFENFNPAVDDENEPDDTNMLKNRIAYYKRYIEKTEPIVFDCYKKYSRR